One segment of Pseudoalteromonas rubra DNA contains the following:
- a CDS encoding EpsG family protein: MRVSRFVKVESIISLFVGLIGVSCVFALMNYDRALNVDYKNYESNYNNDWHQFELGFEFLADFFQFFSLSFETFFMSVLFLIAILLFFLYRKPAIMLFALPNLILSSQGFIGTQLRYSLACIIFVIVFRKFHNSRLIYILAPITSVFHFGVILGAMFAIYQKLFFGVSNGLKSKKNVFFSLAFVLGLILLKLVIEYLLVSFGYSYYVGTKYNVGRSLAGTLYLIIALFFIVLLLVSKVKIVYPELVFLSFFVVIFSIVISDFTVISGRYYKLYLLLEPFLLYAFYKQVGRYYKGVPFWLLFLVLSLSKLSTLNLTFSLNF; this comes from the coding sequence ATGCGCGTCAGTAGATTTGTCAAAGTGGAAAGTATAATCAGCCTTTTCGTCGGGTTGATTGGTGTTTCATGTGTATTTGCCTTGATGAACTATGATAGAGCACTAAATGTAGACTACAAAAATTACGAAAGTAATTATAATAATGATTGGCATCAATTTGAGCTAGGTTTTGAGTTTTTGGCTGACTTCTTTCAGTTCTTTTCTTTGAGCTTTGAAACCTTCTTTATGTCAGTCCTTTTTTTAATAGCAATATTGCTGTTTTTTCTTTATAGAAAACCCGCGATAATGCTCTTTGCATTGCCTAATTTGATATTATCTTCTCAGGGTTTTATTGGTACGCAGCTTCGATACTCATTAGCTTGTATTATCTTTGTGATTGTTTTTAGGAAATTTCACAATAGTAGGCTCATATATATTTTAGCACCTATCACTAGCGTTTTTCATTTTGGAGTGATACTTGGTGCTATGTTTGCAATCTATCAAAAACTTTTTTTTGGCGTATCGAATGGATTGAAGTCTAAAAAGAATGTGTTTTTTAGTTTGGCTTTTGTACTAGGTTTAATATTGCTAAAGTTGGTTATAGAGTATCTTTTAGTGAGCTTTGGCTATTCTTATTATGTGGGTACAAAGTACAATGTCGGACGCTCTCTGGCGGGTACTCTGTACTTAATAATCGCACTTTTTTTTATTGTTCTTTTACTAGTAAGTAAGGTAAAGATAGTATATCCAGAACTTGTCTTCCTTTCCTTTTTTGTTGTAATTTTTAGTATTGTGATTAGCGATTTCACTGTGATATCTGGACGATACTATAAACTTTATTTGTTGTTAGAGCCTTTCTTGTTGTATGCGTTTTACAAACAAGTAGGGCGTTATTATAAAGGTGTGCCATTTTGGCTGCTTTTCTTAGTATTGTCTCTCTCTAAGTTAAGTACATTAAACTTAACCTTTAGTCTAAATTTCTAG
- a CDS encoding glycosyltransferase family 4 protein has translation MKIVAFVGETFEYYDGYCYTKPTSAAFLQDLVGKDNVYVCSPMKEVSEQPTTFSTKVAHSHFYPSPAYKSTKDFTLKSITKAGYLKAFQQSADKVIAEHPGAYFWIRTPSMGSIVFGLQALKAGEKVIHHMCADASNTWRGKKYKGIEKLLGFLLSRLIRWQLRKICKHENTINLCTGDVLEDFSRTHSPSNTHQFVDVMVKQPELINAPSPSNQERLNLLFVGRIVEDKGVFDLLEVVYRLKGKVAATIVGGGPELESAQRMSSKLGLENQVRFMGQLKHSELSKLYDASDVVVVPSNNHYEGFPRVIMEGWSHHKPVIVSNVGGVKAFVKDGENGLIFTPGSRDELYSKLENLLSDDALLNKLTSGAKSMSEISLQNYWLQQLNSILEVR, from the coding sequence ATGAAAATTGTAGCTTTTGTAGGTGAAACTTTCGAGTATTATGATGGCTATTGTTATACAAAGCCAACATCGGCGGCATTTTTGCAAGATCTTGTTGGTAAAGACAATGTTTATGTCTGTTCACCTATGAAGGAAGTTTCTGAGCAACCGACTACATTTAGTACCAAGGTGGCGCATTCTCACTTCTACCCTTCGCCAGCATATAAATCCACAAAAGACTTCACACTGAAATCAATTACTAAAGCTGGGTACTTAAAAGCGTTCCAACAAAGTGCAGATAAAGTGATTGCGGAGCACCCTGGTGCGTATTTTTGGATCCGAACTCCTTCGATGGGGAGTATTGTCTTTGGTCTGCAAGCGCTTAAAGCCGGTGAAAAAGTTATCCATCATATGTGCGCCGATGCTTCAAATACGTGGCGTGGTAAAAAGTATAAAGGAATAGAGAAGCTGCTCGGTTTTCTATTATCAAGGCTCATTCGTTGGCAGCTAAGAAAGATTTGTAAACACGAAAACACCATTAATTTGTGCACAGGTGACGTGCTTGAGGACTTTAGCCGTACGCACTCCCCTAGTAATACTCACCAATTTGTGGATGTTATGGTGAAACAGCCAGAATTGATAAATGCACCATCGCCGTCTAATCAGGAAAGGCTTAATTTACTTTTTGTTGGACGTATTGTCGAAGATAAAGGGGTTTTTGATTTACTGGAGGTTGTTTACCGCCTAAAAGGTAAAGTAGCGGCAACGATAGTTGGTGGTGGGCCGGAGCTTGAGTCAGCGCAACGGATGTCTAGTAAGCTGGGTCTGGAAAATCAAGTAAGGTTCATGGGTCAGCTTAAACACTCGGAGCTTTCGAAACTATACGATGCTTCGGATGTCGTGGTTGTGCCTTCAAATAATCATTACGAGGGTTTTCCGAGAGTTATAATGGAAGGGTGGTCTCATCACAAACCGGTTATTGTATCCAACGTTGGTGGTGTTAAGGCGTTTGTAAAAGATGGTGAAAATGGATTGATTTTTACACCAGGTTCCAGAGATGAACTTTATAGCAAGCTCGAAAACTTATTATCTGATGATGCACTATTGAATAAGCTAACAAGTGGTGCAAAAAGTATGTCTGAAATATCCCTCCAGAATTACTGGTTACAGCAATTGAATAGTATTTTAGAGGTGAGGTAG
- a CDS encoding glycosyltransferase family 2 protein, with protein sequence MTPLVSIIMPSYNAEKFIDEAINSVLNQSYEYWELLITDDNSQDGTQSILENYASQDPRIKVQIQTENQGAGVARNNAISRAKGDFIAFLDSDDMWHPDKLKIQLNYMLEHKVDFTYTAYQKVTHGKLAGTVVPVESVTRSELLKSNVIGCLTAVYNAKRLGKFYMPKIRKRQDMALWLKILEKTPKAHCITQVLAFYRTDVGMSQNKVEILKWQWRLYRNEVNLGLLKSCYYFLHYAIKGFAKSRK encoded by the coding sequence ATGACTCCTTTAGTATCTATTATAATGCCGAGCTATAATGCTGAAAAATTCATAGATGAGGCGATAAATTCAGTTTTAAATCAGTCTTATGAGTATTGGGAATTATTGATTACCGATGATAACTCACAAGACGGTACGCAGAGTATTCTTGAAAATTATGCTTCTCAAGATCCGCGTATCAAAGTGCAAATCCAAACAGAGAATCAGGGAGCGGGAGTCGCGAGAAATAATGCCATCTCTCGAGCTAAAGGTGATTTTATTGCGTTTCTAGATTCGGATGATATGTGGCACCCCGATAAGTTAAAAATTCAGCTGAACTATATGCTTGAGCATAAGGTTGATTTTACTTATACGGCCTATCAAAAGGTAACGCATGGCAAACTGGCTGGCACGGTTGTGCCTGTTGAATCTGTAACACGCTCTGAGCTGTTAAAAAGTAATGTAATTGGTTGCTTAACGGCGGTGTACAATGCAAAACGTTTAGGCAAGTTCTATATGCCTAAGATACGCAAACGCCAGGACATGGCATTATGGTTGAAGATATTAGAAAAAACGCCTAAAGCGCATTGTATAACTCAAGTACTGGCATTTTATCGTACCGATGTTGGCATGAGTCAGAATAAGGTGGAAATATTGAAATGGCAATGGCGTTTGTATCGCAACGAGGTTAACTTGGGCTTATTAAAATCCTGCTACTATTTCCTCCATTATGCCATCAAAGGCTTTGCAAAAAGTCGCAAATAG
- a CDS encoding glycosyltransferase family 2 protein — MQLISVIIPFYSKNSGLLIKSVRSALNQSYTHLEVIVVDDCSPCKAEDELSSLHDPRLRVIRHATNSNGATARNTGVEAASGSVIAFLDYDDEWYPEKLNKQLSLLNEKGLNHVIYSRCKIIEPSGRTFTRPRRAISQHERVGDYLFVACEIIQTSGIMLSASLAQRVQFDDLKRHQDYQYCLALEQVGATFTLLDEVVYDFVQIPKLNDYLFSAMWLENYSSYLSDEANKGFKKIVILRTIIAHKKYIEALLYSVKNNITTSFFSIFLKKVVKGALPSVILEKL; from the coding sequence ATGCAGCTAATCTCTGTCATTATTCCATTTTATTCAAAGAATAGCGGGCTACTAATCAAATCCGTTAGAAGTGCGCTGAATCAATCTTACACACATCTTGAAGTCATTGTTGTTGATGATTGCTCACCATGTAAAGCGGAAGATGAGCTTTCCTCATTGCATGATCCAAGGCTTAGGGTAATCCGACATGCAACGAACTCTAATGGCGCCACCGCGAGAAATACCGGCGTGGAAGCAGCGTCTGGAAGTGTTATTGCATTTTTAGACTACGATGACGAATGGTATCCTGAAAAATTAAATAAGCAGTTGAGCTTGCTAAACGAGAAAGGCTTAAACCACGTTATCTATAGCCGGTGTAAAATTATTGAGCCATCAGGCAGAACATTCACTAGACCACGACGTGCCATCTCCCAACATGAAAGGGTTGGTGATTATCTATTTGTTGCATGTGAGATAATTCAAACGAGTGGCATAATGTTATCTGCTAGTTTAGCTCAGCGTGTTCAGTTTGATGATCTAAAGCGTCATCAGGATTATCAATACTGTTTGGCTTTGGAACAGGTTGGAGCAACTTTTACATTACTTGATGAAGTTGTATATGATTTTGTTCAGATCCCCAAGCTAAACGACTATTTGTTCTCTGCTATGTGGTTAGAAAATTACTCATCATACTTGTCAGATGAAGCAAACAAAGGTTTTAAGAAAATAGTTATATTACGAACAATAATAGCGCACAAAAAGTATATTGAAGCATTGCTCTATTCTGTGAAAAACAATATAACTACAAGCTTTTTTTCCATTTTTTTAAAGAAAGTGGTTAAAGGTGCGTTACCTAGTGTTATTTTGGAAAAGCTTTAA
- a CDS encoding mechanosensitive ion channel family protein — translation MESIVHWVDDNSSLIIHYLLQGLLALVIFFVGMKLAKLAANLTEKAFNKRKVDKAVGAFVGNIAYSIVFAATLLMALSQVGIETTSFVAILGAAGLAIGLALQGSLSNFASGVLIIILRPFKSGDYIEAGGKGGSVQRIEIFSTELRTPDNKVIIMPNSAIMSGAIVNYSREKTRRIDLVIGVSYEADLREAKNVLKSVLDKDQRILKEPAYTVAVLEMADSSVNFVVRPWVATSDYWPTYFDLVENIKLALDDANIEIPFPQMDIHLHKD, via the coding sequence ATGGAATCAATCGTTCATTGGGTCGATGATAACTCTTCTCTTATCATTCACTATCTTTTACAGGGGCTATTAGCGCTTGTTATCTTCTTTGTAGGTATGAAACTGGCAAAGCTTGCTGCAAACCTCACAGAAAAGGCGTTTAACAAGCGTAAGGTAGACAAAGCCGTTGGCGCGTTTGTCGGCAATATCGCATACAGCATTGTGTTTGCAGCAACCTTACTTATGGCGCTTTCACAGGTTGGCATAGAGACAACCTCTTTTGTGGCCATTCTCGGTGCTGCTGGTTTGGCAATCGGCTTAGCATTGCAAGGCTCGTTGTCGAATTTCGCTTCTGGTGTTTTGATTATTATTCTCAGGCCATTTAAGTCTGGAGATTATATCGAAGCGGGTGGTAAAGGGGGCAGTGTACAGCGTATTGAGATCTTCTCTACTGAACTGAGAACACCGGATAACAAGGTTATCATCATGCCAAACTCAGCGATTATGTCGGGTGCAATCGTCAACTACTCTCGTGAGAAAACACGACGAATAGACTTGGTTATCGGGGTAAGCTATGAGGCTGATCTCAGAGAGGCAAAAAATGTGTTAAAATCCGTGCTGGACAAAGATCAGCGGATCCTGAAAGAGCCCGCTTATACAGTCGCTGTACTAGAAATGGCGGATTCAAGTGTCAATTTTGTTGTGCGCCCTTGGGTGGCGACTTCTGATTATTGGCCCACTTACTTTGACCTTGTAGAGAATATAAAATTAGCATTGGATGATGCTAATATCGAAATTCCATTCCCACAAATGGATATTCACCTTCACAAAGACTAA
- a CDS encoding polysaccharide biosynthesis/export family protein yields MFLKRFFALMTLVFSSIILAFNPTPEQIAQFKKLPEEQQQALAKQYGVDISTLGSATTSGAVNPQTKKENINSILPRDIEREEEEVVEDPLKPKVEELEPFGYDLFSGEPTTFAPTEAVSAPQGYIIGVGDVISVNLYGKESHSHRVIVDGEGMLSIPDYSPVSVAGLTYSELKKLLQEKIKREAIGLNAYVSLAELRSIRVMVVGEAYKPGSYVLSPLSTVTHALFASGGLSDIASLRSVQVKRDGNVAAELDLYDLLLRGDSAGDITLRDGDVVFVPSVGPQVKVEGMVRRAAIFELKNGESAQELKQMFGGFKAEAYLKKVQVNRVVDNAVSSALSVDYRNASETTYVPQGGDHIKVMPVGETIVDSITLIGAVTRPGHYQWKDGISVDQILTNLKTDLLPQADLEYAIIVRERDQLSNIEVLQFSINDVLTGKKVMLQKNDKLFIFSRFSSALEEEEVLVNLALTAEQKSLQEKVKLWHLYEHSQFEQKVLFGLSLDEKSVGIKERYLEKKAAGLAPFSREQLLAPINLKLQQQASVGSQVATFEVLGKVKFPGIYPLAENATIEDAIDAAGGLLESAYAEYFELTRYAETGEISNLRLDWNAETAEERLQSRDTVNILTKPNWQESYRVSLQGEVNFPGTYSVKRGDTLHSLIQRAGGLTGFAEPKAAILTRESLKEQEEKQIETLSENLRKDLAARSMQKSVSSASLSYSDMNKIMADLSKVEAVGRLVIDLPRILSKMEDVVLQDGDTLYVPVLQDSISIIGEVNYPSAHLFRKGISLDEYIDLSGGMKDRAEEDQIYIIKANGSVVLPRKSSWFAVEDHQGGLEAGDTIVVPMDSSHMDNFTLWSTATQIAYQLGIALAAITSL; encoded by the coding sequence ATGTTCTTAAAGCGCTTTTTTGCACTAATGACACTCGTTTTTAGTTCTATTATTTTGGCATTTAACCCAACACCAGAACAAATAGCACAATTTAAGAAACTGCCAGAAGAACAGCAACAGGCGCTAGCTAAGCAATATGGTGTAGATATTTCCACACTTGGTTCTGCCACTACTTCGGGGGCAGTAAACCCGCAAACTAAAAAAGAAAACATAAATAGCATACTACCGAGAGACATCGAGCGAGAAGAGGAAGAGGTGGTTGAAGACCCCTTGAAACCTAAGGTGGAGGAACTAGAGCCGTTTGGTTATGACTTATTCTCTGGTGAGCCAACTACTTTTGCTCCAACAGAGGCAGTTTCGGCTCCTCAAGGTTATATCATTGGTGTTGGTGATGTTATTTCGGTCAACCTCTACGGTAAAGAAAGCCATTCTCATCGTGTTATTGTGGATGGTGAGGGCATGCTAAGTATTCCTGACTATTCACCCGTGAGTGTTGCTGGCCTGACCTACAGTGAATTAAAAAAATTGCTTCAAGAGAAAATAAAACGTGAGGCAATTGGTTTAAATGCTTATGTGTCGCTTGCAGAACTTCGCTCTATTCGAGTCATGGTTGTAGGCGAAGCCTATAAACCTGGTAGCTACGTGCTTTCCCCACTGTCTACGGTTACTCACGCGCTGTTTGCGAGCGGTGGTTTGAGTGATATCGCATCGTTACGGAGTGTACAGGTTAAACGTGACGGTAATGTTGCAGCTGAGCTTGATTTATATGATTTGCTTTTAAGAGGTGATAGTGCAGGCGACATCACACTGCGCGATGGAGATGTTGTTTTTGTACCATCTGTTGGCCCTCAGGTTAAAGTCGAAGGAATGGTTAGAAGAGCTGCTATTTTTGAATTAAAAAATGGTGAGTCTGCACAAGAACTTAAGCAGATGTTTGGGGGGTTTAAAGCTGAGGCTTACCTAAAGAAAGTTCAGGTTAATCGTGTTGTTGACAATGCTGTCAGCAGTGCGTTATCTGTTGATTATCGAAATGCATCTGAAACAACCTATGTGCCTCAAGGAGGCGATCATATTAAAGTGATGCCTGTCGGAGAAACGATTGTCGATTCTATTACACTGATAGGTGCCGTGACTCGACCAGGTCACTATCAGTGGAAAGACGGCATTTCGGTAGATCAGATCCTGACTAATTTAAAAACGGATTTGCTACCGCAAGCGGACTTAGAATACGCCATTATTGTTCGGGAGCGAGATCAACTCAGTAATATTGAAGTACTGCAGTTTTCAATAAACGATGTGCTCACTGGCAAAAAAGTGATGCTTCAAAAGAATGATAAGCTGTTTATCTTCAGTCGCTTCTCTTCTGCGCTTGAAGAAGAAGAGGTGCTTGTAAACTTAGCACTTACAGCAGAGCAAAAGAGCTTACAAGAGAAGGTGAAGCTTTGGCATTTGTACGAACACAGCCAATTCGAGCAAAAAGTATTATTTGGTCTTAGCCTTGACGAGAAGTCAGTTGGAATTAAAGAGCGCTACTTAGAGAAAAAAGCAGCAGGCCTGGCGCCTTTTAGCCGAGAGCAATTATTAGCCCCTATAAACTTAAAACTACAACAACAGGCGAGTGTTGGCAGTCAGGTTGCAACCTTTGAGGTACTCGGTAAAGTTAAATTCCCAGGTATCTACCCTCTGGCTGAAAATGCCACAATTGAAGATGCAATTGATGCTGCAGGCGGCTTGCTTGAGTCAGCTTATGCTGAGTACTTTGAGCTTACTCGTTACGCTGAGACAGGAGAAATATCGAACCTCCGTCTGGATTGGAACGCAGAAACGGCTGAAGAACGCTTACAAAGCCGAGACACGGTAAATATTCTGACAAAGCCAAATTGGCAAGAAAGTTATCGCGTTAGTTTGCAAGGAGAAGTTAATTTTCCTGGTACGTACAGTGTTAAACGAGGTGATACGTTACATAGTTTGATCCAAAGAGCGGGCGGCCTTACAGGCTTTGCAGAGCCCAAAGCCGCGATCTTGACTCGCGAATCGCTTAAAGAACAAGAAGAGAAACAAATAGAAACGCTGTCTGAAAACTTGCGCAAAGATCTAGCCGCCAGAAGCATGCAAAAATCAGTTTCTAGTGCTTCATTGAGTTATTCAGACATGAACAAGATAATGGCCGATCTCTCAAAAGTTGAAGCAGTTGGGCGATTAGTAATTGATTTGCCTAGAATCCTATCAAAGATGGAAGATGTTGTTTTGCAAGATGGGGATACATTATATGTACCTGTATTGCAGGATTCTATCTCGATTATCGGAGAGGTGAATTACCCGTCAGCGCACTTATTCAGAAAAGGGATCAGTTTGGATGAATATATCGATCTCAGCGGTGGTATGAAGGATAGGGCTGAAGAAGATCAAATTTATATCATCAAAGCGAATGGTTCAGTTGTATTGCCAAGGAAGTCGAGCTGGTTCGCAGTTGAAGATCATCAGGGTGGGCTAGAAGCCGGAGACACCATTGTAGTGCCTATGGACTCCTCACATATGGACAACTTTACTCTCTGGAGCACGGCAACCCAAATCGCCTACCAGTTAGGTATCGCACTTGCCGCTATTACTAGTCTTTGA
- a CDS encoding DUF481 domain-containing protein, whose translation MKLKLLSLCVLAAISTNVAAEEAPATKPKQEKAWDITSEVGAIITSGNTETTTLKGALKAKHNLENWRNEYKLDGIYKEDEIENDDGERISERTNEKYSVSMQGNYKLTEDHSHLFIYGSYDSDYFGAYRSETVVSVGYGLRLLSLDTMYLDAEIGPGMKRFEYQDDSTEVDENGNPLAGTTDNEVIGVAKVDFEWQVSDNARFTQVVGVEYGDTNTKTTSESALMTKINGSLQMKVAYNITHNSTVDEGKENTDTETSLTLVYSF comes from the coding sequence ATGAAATTAAAATTATTATCTCTGTGCGTATTGGCAGCGATTAGCACGAATGTTGCTGCAGAAGAAGCCCCTGCAACGAAGCCAAAACAGGAAAAAGCCTGGGATATCACCAGTGAAGTGGGGGCCATTATTACCAGTGGTAACACCGAGACCACAACACTCAAAGGTGCGCTTAAAGCCAAGCATAACCTTGAAAACTGGCGTAATGAATACAAACTGGACGGTATCTATAAGGAAGATGAAATCGAAAATGATGATGGTGAACGCATCAGCGAACGCACCAATGAGAAGTACTCTGTGTCTATGCAGGGTAACTATAAGCTGACCGAAGACCATAGCCACTTGTTTATCTATGGCTCGTACGATTCTGATTACTTTGGTGCTTATCGCAGTGAAACCGTTGTATCGGTGGGTTACGGTTTACGCCTATTGAGCCTGGACACTATGTACCTGGATGCTGAAATTGGTCCGGGTATGAAACGTTTTGAGTATCAGGACGATAGTACCGAGGTTGATGAGAATGGTAACCCGCTTGCTGGCACCACAGATAATGAAGTGATTGGTGTTGCCAAGGTAGACTTTGAGTGGCAGGTATCCGATAACGCCCGTTTCACGCAAGTGGTTGGGGTGGAGTACGGTGATACCAATACTAAAACAACGTCTGAATCAGCATTGATGACTAAAATTAACGGATCTTTGCAGATGAAGGTGGCGTACAATATTACTCATAACTCAACAGTCGACGAAGGCAAAGAAAATACCGATACGGAAACATCTTTGACCTTGGTTTACAGCTTTTAA
- a CDS encoding exopolysaccharide biosynthesis polyprenyl glycosylphosphotransferase, which produces MKKLPFRSTAFKARNQGTVYLYSPEDRIEVLSKLLEGCGFKVVFNDYTVTSFENKVLCHYESSRLEAKQNLFLVEATEYGAWVEPLVSYLDERNGYTEVDLLHSSYFLHQKSFTILSSKRTQVVKRTLDILFSFFLLVLTIPIALITAILIKLESRGPVLYKQQRTGQYNQEFHVIKFRSMRQDAESNGAQWASKYDSRVTRVGKFIRRTRIDELPQLINVLKGEMSLVGPRPEREVFIKELEKRIPYYRFRHAVKPGVTGLAQTSYRYGESVEDAVWKHKYDIHYIKHHRTLTDLKILLKTVKVVIFGMGQ; this is translated from the coding sequence TTGAAGAAATTACCGTTCAGATCTACGGCATTTAAAGCTCGTAACCAAGGCACTGTCTACCTATATAGCCCGGAAGATCGGATTGAGGTACTCAGCAAACTATTAGAAGGCTGCGGATTTAAAGTGGTATTTAATGATTATACCGTTACCTCATTCGAGAATAAGGTGCTATGTCATTATGAGTCTAGCCGCTTGGAAGCTAAGCAAAACCTGTTTCTTGTAGAAGCGACAGAGTATGGTGCTTGGGTAGAACCTTTGGTGAGCTATTTAGATGAAAGAAATGGTTATACTGAAGTAGATTTATTGCATAGCAGCTATTTTTTGCACCAAAAATCATTCACTATTCTGTCGTCTAAACGGACGCAAGTTGTAAAGCGCACTTTAGACATACTGTTTTCGTTTTTCTTGCTTGTCTTGACTATCCCTATTGCGTTGATTACGGCAATATTGATTAAGTTGGAGAGCCGTGGTCCGGTACTTTATAAACAACAAAGGACTGGACAGTATAACCAAGAGTTTCACGTAATAAAGTTCAGGTCTATGCGTCAGGATGCTGAAAGTAATGGCGCACAATGGGCATCAAAGTATGACTCGAGAGTTACTCGCGTGGGTAAATTCATTCGTAGGACCAGAATTGACGAGCTTCCTCAGCTTATAAACGTGTTGAAAGGAGAGATGTCTTTGGTCGGCCCTCGTCCAGAACGAGAAGTATTCATTAAAGAATTGGAAAAGAGGATCCCCTACTACCGTTTTCGCCATGCGGTAAAGCCAGGTGTAACTGGGTTAGCGCAGACGTCTTATCGTTATGGTGAGTCGGTGGAAGACGCTGTGTGGAAGCATAAATATGATATCCATTATATCAAACATCATCGAACTCTGACTGATCTGAAAATTTTATTAAAAACGGTGAAAGTTGTCATTTTTGGTATGGGCCAGTAA
- the nagP gene encoding N-acetylglucosamine MFS transporter NagP produces MEATVEKDDLEKQSVWLPMTLAGSMFFILGCITWLNGAITPFLQQMLELSPLQASFIISSFYIAVTVAGIPSAMLIKRVGYKNGMAIGCAVMALSALMYIPAAKMQMIEIFLFAQLMIGVGQTVLQTAVNPYVVKMGSERSAAVRVCIMGLLNKSAGVIVPIVFAAVVVSGVVNEGESLSQAQKDMMANSLIAPYLGIAGLIFLFAAFAKFSPLPDLVFEEEGQTSKGEVKEALSHPHLALGVIGIALYVAVEVIAADTIGSYALQLGIADYSVMTSYTMGCMLIGYAIGIALIPRFMSQQNALVMSAIAGIVTVFAVVLGDNESTALANLLLVPFGGPQLPDPLLCIALLGFANAMVWPAIWPLALDGLGRLTGTASGLLIMGIAGGALGPLLIGVGNVAGLGAQGAYSLMLPSYLFILFYALKGHKMRSWK; encoded by the coding sequence ATGGAAGCGACAGTGGAAAAAGATGACCTCGAAAAGCAGAGTGTCTGGTTACCTATGACACTTGCTGGCTCAATGTTTTTTATATTGGGCTGTATCACCTGGTTAAATGGTGCTATCACACCATTCCTTCAGCAAATGCTGGAACTGAGTCCGCTACAGGCCTCTTTCATTATTTCCTCATTTTATATCGCCGTAACCGTTGCGGGGATCCCCTCAGCGATGCTGATAAAGCGAGTTGGGTATAAAAATGGCATGGCGATTGGTTGTGCAGTCATGGCGTTGTCTGCGCTGATGTATATTCCGGCAGCGAAGATGCAAATGATTGAGATCTTCTTGTTCGCGCAACTTATGATCGGGGTTGGTCAGACGGTGCTTCAAACCGCGGTAAACCCTTATGTAGTAAAAATGGGCTCAGAACGCTCTGCTGCTGTGCGTGTGTGTATTATGGGATTGCTGAATAAGTCGGCCGGTGTAATTGTTCCGATCGTATTCGCTGCCGTGGTTGTAAGCGGTGTTGTGAATGAGGGTGAATCACTGAGTCAGGCTCAGAAAGATATGATGGCGAATAGCCTGATAGCACCTTACCTAGGTATCGCAGGGCTGATTTTCTTATTTGCTGCATTTGCTAAGTTTTCTCCATTACCAGACTTAGTGTTTGAAGAAGAAGGTCAAACCAGTAAAGGGGAAGTGAAAGAAGCCCTGAGCCACCCCCATCTCGCTTTGGGTGTGATCGGTATTGCACTGTATGTTGCGGTAGAAGTGATCGCTGCAGACACCATTGGTTCGTACGCTTTGCAGTTAGGGATTGCTGATTACTCTGTCATGACTTCCTATACTATGGGTTGTATGCTGATTGGTTACGCGATTGGTATCGCGCTGATCCCACGCTTTATGTCACAACAAAATGCACTCGTCATGTCTGCAATCGCTGGTATTGTTACCGTTTTTGCTGTAGTTTTAGGGGACAATGAATCGACTGCTCTGGCAAATTTACTGCTTGTTCCATTTGGTGGCCCTCAGCTGCCGGATCCGCTTCTGTGTATTGCTCTGTTAGGCTTTGCAAATGCGATGGTGTGGCCTGCAATTTGGCCTTTGGCGCTTGATGGCTTAGGGCGTTTGACAGGTACAGCATCAGGCCTGTTGATCATGGGTATTGCAGGGGGCGCGTTAGGACCGCTGTTAATCGGAGTCGGTAATGTTGCAGGCCTTGGCGCTCAAGGTGCGTATAGTTTAATGCTACCCAGCTATCTGTTTATTCTATTCTATGCCCTAAAAGGTCATAAAATGAGAAGCTGGAAATAG